A part of Rhinolophus ferrumequinum isolate MPI-CBG mRhiFer1 chromosome 11, mRhiFer1_v1.p, whole genome shotgun sequence genomic DNA contains:
- the CFL1 gene encoding LOW QUALITY PROTEIN: cofilin-1 (The sequence of the model RefSeq protein was modified relative to this genomic sequence to represent the inferred CDS: inserted 1 base in 1 codon; substituted 1 base at 1 genomic stop codon) has translation MGALSVPXPRPSQLSRTTFPGMQCSAGKTGSPPASXEDGAGPLDFISRRPAVGAPEARPAPHCAAHTKRKGPGEAAFSRIPAAAAEALIFSGSACCRLFASGNMASGVAVSDGVIKVFNDMKVRKSSTPEEVKKRKKAVLFCLSEDKKNIILEEGKEILVGDVGQTVDDPYATFVKMLPDKDCRYALYDATYETKESKKEDLVFIFWAPESAPLKSKMIYASSKDAIKKKLTGIKHELQANCYEEVKDRCTLAEKLGGSAVISLEGKPL, from the exons ATGGGTGCGCTCTCTGTGCCATAGCCCCGCCCCTCTCAGCTGTCTCGGACTACATTTCCCGGTATGCAATGTAGCGCTGGGAAGACGGGCTCGCCTCCAGCGA TCGAGGACGGCGCAGGACCTTTGGACTTCATTTCCCGTCGGCCCGCAGTGGGAGCGCCGGAAGCCCGCCCCGCCCCTCATTGTGCGGCTCATACTAAACGGAAGGGGCCGGGAGAGGCCGCGTTCAGTCGGATCCCGGCAGCAGCTGCAGAGGCTCTCATCTTTTCTGGCTCTGCTTGCTGTCGCCTTTTTGCTTCCGGAAACATG GCCTCTGGTGTGGCTGTCTCTGATGGAGTCATCAAAGTGTTCAATGACATGAAGGTGCGTAAGTCGTCGACACCAGAGGAGGTGAAGAAGCGCAAGAAGGCCGTGCTCTTCTGCCTGAGTGAGGACAAGAAGAACATCATCCTGGAGGAGGGCAAGGAGATCCTGGTAGGTGATGTGGGCCAGACTGTAGACGACCCCTACGCCACCTTTGTCAAGATGCTGCCGGACAAGGACTGTCGCTACGCCCTCTATGATGCAACCTATGAGACCAAGGAGAGCAAGAAGGAGGACCTGGTGTTTATCTTCTG GGCTCCTGAGTCTGCACCCCTTAAGAGCAAAATGATCTATGCCAGCTCCAAGGACGCCATCAAGAAGAAGCTGACGG GGATCAAGCATGAATTACAAGCAAACTGCTACGAGGAGGTCAAGGACCGCTGCACCCTGGCAGAGAAGCTGGGGGGCAGTGCTGTCATCTCCCTGGAGGGCAAGCCTTTGTGA
- the SNX32 gene encoding LOW QUALITY PROTEIN: sorting nexin-32 (The sequence of the model RefSeq protein was modified relative to this genomic sequence to represent the inferred CDS: inserted 2 bases in 2 codons; deleted 1 base in 1 codon; substituted 3 bases at 3 genomic stop codons) codes for MASRTINLVPNQKXRLRGNGVGTTPDSRRGMEEHQEAGKESKPSSKSVDVQGDSSLQVEISDAVRERDKVKFTFMPRXELLPFAQTEFSVMQQPEEFIWLQDTYAENKYTGLIAPPTLPKPDFEASREKLXKLGGGDSSVTQEEFAKMKQELKAXYLAIFKKTVAKHEVFLQRLVAHSTRWQDNXVFLEYSQDGSWLSVRGKNRKELLGGLLRNVVESADEALITSMSGPQEVDDFFEPKRTFLLEYHTRIEDACLQTDPVMHSHTCTQGPRGPGFPATSPQQSSSPRESARNPVSGHKHQGWGLMCRPVGSDGRLFTTGLADNHIPISSALSSLGRNTGNRPAKNCEDSLPPLLPFLCLFPEHRLGLIFGETRYENATKALDKAHTRNEVVRPAESHQHMCCQRSERLTQPGREAPWPWSPTPGCLPAQVPIPLCFSPELVNFKSWRVSSLSKNLEFTELELKHAKVSLPSLPALLLPPRSPGFSVLT; via the exons ccctccTCCAAATCAGTGGACGTGCAGGGGGACAGCTCCTTACAGGTGGAGATCTCTGACGCAGTGAGGGAGCGGGACAAGGTGAAATTCACATTCATGCCAAGGTGAG AGCTGCTTCCCTTCGCCCAGACCGAGTTCTCA GTCATGCAGCAGCCTGAGGAATTCATCTGGCTACAGGACACCTATGCAGAAAACAAGTACACCGGCCTTATTG CCCCCCCAACCCTTCCAAAGCCAGACTTTGAGGCTTCAAGGGAAAAGCTATAGAAGTTGGGTGGAGGAGACAGCTCCGTCACTCAGGAAGAGTTTGCCAAAATGAAGCAGGAGCTAAAAGCATGA TACCtcgctatttttaaaaagacagttgcGAAGCATGAAGTCTTTCTGCAGCGCCTGGTAGCCCACTCCACTCGGTGGCAAGACA TTGTCTTTTTGGAATACAGCCAGGATGGGAGCTGG CTGAGTGTCCGAGGAAAGAACAGGAAGGAGCTCCTTGGGGGGCTTCTGAGGAATGTTGTGGAATCTGCAGATGAGGCCCTCATCACCAGCATGTCAG GGCCTCAA GAGGTGGATGACTTCTTTGAGCCTAAGAGGACTTTCCTGCTGGAGTACCACACCCGCATCGAGGATGCCTGCCTGCAGACAGACCCTGTCATGCACTCCCACACGTGTACGCAGGGCCCAAGGGGCCCTGGATTCCCTGCCACGTCTCCCCAGCAGTCCTCCTCCCCACGGGAGAGCGCCAGAAATCCCGTGTCTGGCCACAAACACCAGGGATGGGGCTTGATGTGCAGACCAGTGGGTTCTGATGGACGGCTGTTCACAACAGGCCTGGCTGACAATCATATCCCTATCTCCTCTGCACTGAGCAGCCTGGGAAGGAACACAGGAAATCGACCAGCTAAAAACTGTGAGGACTCCCTGCCACCCCTCCTGCCTTTTTTGTGCCT GTTCCCTGAACAC cggctaggtcttattttcggggaaacacggtatgagaaCGCCACCAAGGCTTTGGACAAGGCACACACCAGGAACGAGGTAGTGCGGCCCGCTGAGAGCCACCAGCACATGTGCTGCCAACGCTCCGAACGCCTCACTCAGCCAGGCAGGGAAGCCCCGTGGCCCTGGAGCCCAACACCGGGCTGCCTACCTGCCCAAGTTCCcattcctctctgcttctctccagaGCTTGTGAACTTCAAGTCTTGGCGTGTCTCCTCTTTGAGCAAGAACCTTGAGTTCACGGAGCTGGAGCTCAAACACGCCAAGGTGAGCCTTCCATCCTTACCAGCCCTCCTGCTGCCTCCCCGATCCCCAGGCTTCTCGGTTCTTACCTAG